The DNA region GTTGGAGTCTTTGATGCCGGCATTTTTGAGGGCGGCAACTACTTTTTCCATCAGTGCTGCATTTTCGCTCTGGGCGATTTTTGCATCAGGGTTTTCGGTCTCGACGCCGAAACTGATCGTTACTTTGTCGGGAGTTGTGGTCGAAACGCCGTATCCGGAAACCAGAATGACTTTGTCGGTCTGTGAATCTTCTGCTGCCGCTGGGATAGCAAAGATCGCAAACACCGCAAAGAGAAGCAGGATTGCAATTACATTCTTTTTCATATGTATCACTACAGTAATAGTCCCTGGATTGACATATACCTATCCAAAACTACGAAAATTATTGTAATTATTACGTGCCCATCTGCGCGCTTGGTGTTTTTCTGCATTGCAAGTCTATAAATAATATTCTATTGCACCAGTTTGCGTTGCCCCCAACAATACTTTAAATAGACGATGGGGATTACATATACCTATAGCAACCTGGAAGTGATAAAAAATGACAGAGAATACTAAAATTTCATTAATTGTACAGGAGGCAGACTACAATGACGTTGGACGCGGATATGCAAAAATAAATAATGACGTCATGGCAAAACTCGGCGTCGAGTCCGGTGATTTCATCAAGATCACCGGAAAACGCATGGGAGCCGCCAAAGTCATGCGTTCCTCCGTCTCTGGTTCGGGAGGGATCGCAATCGACGGTGATATCCGCAGATCTGCAGGTGCAGGTATCGGGGACACCGTTACCGTCGAGAAGGTCGTTCCAAAAACCGCTGCAAAGATCACGCTGCAGCCGATCTCTCAGAGCATCCGTCTCGACAGCCGGGCACTCGAGCAGACGATCCAGAGTAAATTCGCCGGCCGGCCGATCACGAAAGGTCAGATCATGACCTTCGGGTTCCAGACCAAGTCGGAGGATCCGTTCTTCTCCGGATGGGGAGGATTCTCCAACTACAACACCGAGTACGTCGACTTCGCCGTTTCGGATGTCTCCCCCGGTGATGTTGCGATCATCGGTTCAGAGACGACCGTCAACTACAAAGACAGTGTCTATAAAGGCGAGGACGCTCCTAAAGGAAAATCCGCAGGAAACATCCATTACGAGGATATCGGCGGTCTTGGCCGTGAACTTTCGCTCGTGCGGGAGATGATCGAGTACCCGCTCAGACATCCGGAAGTATTCGAAAAGCTCGGGATCGAACCGCCGAAGGGAGTTCTTCTCTACGGTCCGCCCGGAACGGGTAAAACCCTGATCGCCCGTGCGGTCGCAAATGAAGCTGGAGCCTACTTCGACACGATCTCGGGACCTGAGATCATCTCTAAATACTACGGAGACTCAGAGGAAAAGCTCCGTGAGATCTTCGAGAAAGCAGAAGAGAATGCCCCATCGATCATCTTCATCGATGAGATCGACTCGATCGCCCCGAAACGTGAAGAGTCGAAAGGCGAAGTGGAACGCCGTGTCGTTGCCCAGCTGCTTTCCCTGATGGATGGGCTAAAGAGCCGCGGGAAAGTTATCGTGATCGCCGCAACCAACCTCCCGGACTCCATCGACCCGGCACTTCGCCGCGGCGGACGGTTCGACCGTGAGATCGAGATCGGTGTCCCGGACAAAGACGGACGCCGCGAGATCCTGCAGATCCATGCAAGAAACGTCCCGCTGTCCGAGAATGTCAAACTGGAAAAGTATGCAAACACCACCCACGGATTTGTCGGAGCAGACCTTGCTTTGATGGTAAAAGAGGCGGCAATGCATGCCCTTCGCCGGGCATTCCCAGGCATGAATCCCGATGAGGAGATCAGCGCAGAAAAGCTTGAAAACCTCAAAGTCACCGCAGAGGACTTCGAATCAGCTCTGAAAATGGTTCAGCCGAGCGCCATGCGGGAGGTCCTCGTCGAAGTGCCCGACATCCACTGGGCAGACGTCGGCGGCCTTGACTCCGTCAAAGAAGAACTTCAGCAGGCGGTCGAGTGGCCGCTCAAATACAGAGAGGTCTACAAACAGTTCGCCACCAAATCCCCCAAGGGTTTCCTGATGTTCGGGCCACCCGGAACCGGAAAGACGCTCCTTGCCAAGGCCGTCGCAAATGAGTCGGAGTGTAACTTCATCTCCGTAAAAGGGCCGGAACTCATGTCGAAATGGGTCGGAGAGTCCGAGAAGGGCATTCGTGAGATCTTCCGGAAAGCCCGGCTTGCCTCGCCTTCGATCATCTTCTTCGATGAGATCGACTCGATCGTTCCACGCAGAGGAAGTTACGAAGGCTCCTCCCACGTGACCGAAAGCGTCGTCAGTCAGTTCCTGACCGAACTCGACGGACTCGAGGAGCTGAAAAATGTCGTCGTGATCGGCGCAACAAACCGCCCGGACATGATCGACCCGGCACTTCTGAGGCCAGGACGTCTCGAGCAGCACATCTTCGTTCCCCCGCCGGACCGCGAGGGAAGAAAACAGATCCTCGATGTCTACATCAAAGACATCAGCTCGATGCTCGCAGAAGATGTGAATCTGGACGAACTCGTCGACAAAACCGAAGGGTTCGTCGGTGCCGATATCGAGGCACTCGTCCGTGAAGCAAAGATGGTCGCGATCCGCGAGTTCGTGAAAGTCATGGCCGGCCACGACGCTGCCGAGATCACGCTTGCCGTATCAAGCGTCAAGGTCTTTGGAAGGCACTTCGATGCCGCGTTGAAGCGGGTCAGACCCTCCCTCGACAAAGAAGGAAGACGCAGCGCCGAAAGAGGCTCCTGGCAGTACAGATTCAATGAAGAGGAGAGAAAGACTCTCGAAAAGGGCATTTCCGTCGTGGAAACCGCCGAATACAAAGACGCGGGATCCACGCCGGAACTGCGGGAACTCGACGAACTGCTGATGGCTCATCAGAAAGACTTTAGCAGAATCAAAGAGATAATTAAGACAGCAGATGCGTGAAGAGAAACCACACTCTTCACCTCGGAGATGAAACAGAATGCCGGAAACACCAGATGATGCATACAGGGAATTAATGGATATTATCCATAAGATATTGATCAATCACGTTTCTGGAGAGAATGAGGGCAAACTCCCGCCGGTCGTCGGCGTGAAGTTCGTCCTCTCCGGCGGTAAGATCCATCTGACACCCGACGAGGTCCACAATAAGACGATCCCGATCGAGATGTTCGAGGACAAGGGAACTGTAATCATCCAGACCGAACTCCCCTCCGAATGTCAGGATGATTTCTTCATCGCCTATCAGGACGGAAAACTCCAGCTCAATGCCGGCACCAACCGTGAATACTCAGCAGTGATCCCGGTTGCCGGAATTGATCCGTCACAGACCC from Methanocorpusculum labreanum Z includes:
- a CDS encoding CDC48 family AAA ATPase, coding for MTENTKISLIVQEADYNDVGRGYAKINNDVMAKLGVESGDFIKITGKRMGAAKVMRSSVSGSGGIAIDGDIRRSAGAGIGDTVTVEKVVPKTAAKITLQPISQSIRLDSRALEQTIQSKFAGRPITKGQIMTFGFQTKSEDPFFSGWGGFSNYNTEYVDFAVSDVSPGDVAIIGSETTVNYKDSVYKGEDAPKGKSAGNIHYEDIGGLGRELSLVREMIEYPLRHPEVFEKLGIEPPKGVLLYGPPGTGKTLIARAVANEAGAYFDTISGPEIISKYYGDSEEKLREIFEKAEENAPSIIFIDEIDSIAPKREESKGEVERRVVAQLLSLMDGLKSRGKVIVIAATNLPDSIDPALRRGGRFDREIEIGVPDKDGRREILQIHARNVPLSENVKLEKYANTTHGFVGADLALMVKEAAMHALRRAFPGMNPDEEISAEKLENLKVTAEDFESALKMVQPSAMREVLVEVPDIHWADVGGLDSVKEELQQAVEWPLKYREVYKQFATKSPKGFLMFGPPGTGKTLLAKAVANESECNFISVKGPELMSKWVGESEKGIREIFRKARLASPSIIFFDEIDSIVPRRGSYEGSSHVTESVVSQFLTELDGLEELKNVVVIGATNRPDMIDPALLRPGRLEQHIFVPPPDREGRKQILDVYIKDISSMLAEDVNLDELVDKTEGFVGADIEALVREAKMVAIREFVKVMAGHDAAEITLAVSSVKVFGRHFDAALKRVRPSLDKEGRRSAERGSWQYRFNEEERKTLEKGISVVETAEYKDAGSTPELRELDELLMAHQKDFSRIKEIIKTADA